The genomic stretch TGCGGTGTGGGCGAACACGTCCCGGCTGCCGAACAGGAAGAGCGTCCGCGCGTGGGTGGCATGCCGCAGGTCGTCGCGGTCGTGCCGCGTCTGCCAGGTCTTCGCGTCCCGCGCGGTGCGTGCCTCGTCGGTGCCGACGGTCAGCGGGGTGCCCTGGCGCATTCTGGCGCGCAGTGCGGGCCATTGGCTGGGGCGCAGACCGAGCGTGTGGTGGGCGAGGACCAGGTCGACCTGCTCGCCCACGCCCTCGTCGGGCGGGACTCCGTCGCGCAGGGGGACGTGGACGATCGTGTGCCGGGAGCAGGCGGCGAAGGAGAAGAGTCCGGCCAGCCGGTTCAGGCCGTCGTGGTCACCGAGCAGCAGGCCGATGGGGTCGGGTGCCGTCAGTGACGTGTGGCGCAGGGGGGTGCGGGGCTGGACCACGCGGTGTTCGTACGGCCCGGTACGGGGCCTGAACTCGGTCAGCCTCAGTCGCATGTGCGATGCCTCATCTGCCTCATGGCATCAGGGTCACGGTCGGGCGTCGTCCGGCGCAACGGAGATTCCGCCCAGCAGGGTCCGGGCGAGCCGGGCGGCGAAGTCGTCCACGGGCGGGCGTTCGCCGTCCGGGGTGGCGTCGTAGGCGAAGGCGCGCTGGGCGCAGGCGCCGAGGAGCAGGGAGGCGGCCGCGAAGGTGTCGGCACCCGCGCGGACGCGGCCCGCGGTCTGCTCGGCGCGCAGATAGGCGTCCAGGGCCTCGATCGGCAGGTGCGGGCCGGCGCCGATCTTGCGCAGCGCGTCGTCGTGCCGCCGCTTGAGCTGTGCCTCGGCGTACAGGGAGGCGGCGATCGGGAAGCTCTGCTCGTAGAAGAGGGCCGCCTGCCGGGCGATCCGGGTCAGGTTGCCCTCCAGGGTGCCGGTCCCGGGCTCGGCCGTGAGTCCGCTGAGCAGGGGCGTCAGCCGGGGCAGCCGCTCGCTGAGGACCCGGACGAACAGCTCTTCCTTGCTCTCGAAGTACTTGTAGAGCGCGGCCTCGGAACACCCGGCCGCCTTGGCGATCTCCTTGGTGGTGGCCCGGCCGAGCCCGACGGTGAGCATCAGGTCATGGGCGGCGTCGAGGATGCGGACGCGGGCGGGCTTCTGCGCGGATTCCACGGATGGGGACCTTACCGGGGTTGACGGGTGGGTGAGTACTTACCCACTCTAGAGACAAAGTGGGGGTGAGTGAATACTCACCCACCAACTCACGGTGTAGTGGGGAGAAGCCATGAAGCTCACGGTGTTCGGTGCCACCGGCGGCATCGGCCAGGAAATCGTCCGGCAGGCGCTGACCGCCGGGCACCAGGTGACGGCGGTCGTACGGGATCCCGCGCGGCTCCCGGTGACGGGCGCGGGCCTGGAGGTGTTCCGCGCGGAT from Streptomyces davaonensis JCM 4913 encodes the following:
- a CDS encoding TetR/AcrR family transcriptional regulator encodes the protein MESAQKPARVRILDAAHDLMLTVGLGRATTKEIAKAAGCSEAALYKYFESKEELFVRVLSERLPRLTPLLSGLTAEPGTGTLEGNLTRIARQAALFYEQSFPIAASLYAEAQLKRRHDDALRKIGAGPHLPIEALDAYLRAEQTAGRVRAGADTFAAASLLLGACAQRAFAYDATPDGERPPVDDFAARLARTLLGGISVAPDDARP